The DNA window AGGTCAAACATTTCGATATATTCCGGCGTTCTTTTGATTTCCCGGTAGAAGTGCGTCGGCTGGCCGGGGATACTTTCGGTCCAGCGGTGTCCGTACTTTTTGAATTGAACAGGCTCGCCACTTTTACTTTCGAGATACTCAAACTTCTCGAACGACAAGCAGTTCGGTTCGGTTATCTTATTGTCAGGCTCGTTAACGGCCTTAAGTACTTGCAATGTCTTGATTTGGACTTCCGCCATCTCTTTGATTTGTGGCGTGGGTTCCGACTCAGACAGTTTCCGCAAGGCGGCAATCGCTTGCTGAGTTTCCTTTTCCGGTAGCGTATGAATTCCAATAGAATTTATGAAGGTGTTCGAGGCGTCTAGTGTGCCTTGTTGGATCTTGGGATCCTTCGTACTTGCAAGCAATTGGGTTAACCCTTCGAGCCAAGGCCCAGTCCAGCCCTTCGCTTTGAAGACACTTGCGTTGTGATGCAGTGAGAACTTGTTGCCTTGCGTAGGAATTCCCTGTCTGACACGAGCAAGTTGTTCCTCAACATTCCGACGAAGTTCCAGTTGCTCGGCGGCGAACTCTTGTTCGAATTTGTCCAATCTGTTTTGACGCTTATATCCCGCCATCATCGCTTCATTCGCCATTGCGCGTGCTCGAGGAAACTCACCCATTTTGGTCAAAATATTTTCTAGATCCCCGTCTAACCCAGCGGGAAAATAGCTCACTCGTTTTGCGGCTTCAATGTCGGCCAGGGCTTCATCGTATTTGCCCATTCCGGCATAAGCACTCGCGCGAAACCTTATGAAGTCGGAATTGTTAGGCTCCATCTTGACGAGTGTATCCCAGTCGGCTGCTGCTTCCTCGTACCTTCCTAAATAGCCGTAAGCTTTTGCTCGCGACTTATATGGCTGCCGGGCGTGCTTCATCACCGAGATGTACTTGGTCCAATCTTTCACGGCTTTGTCGTACTCCTTGCGCTTTTCGTATACCAACGCCCGAAGGCCGTAGCGAAGCATGTCGTCTGGCTCGAATAGGATGTAGCGAGTAGCGTCGTGCAATGCTTGATCAAGTTTTCCCAAATCCATGTACGCTTTGCAGCGATACAGGTACGTGCAATCCGATTTCGGATCATCCCAGATAACGTAATTCGCCTGTCTAATTGCCTCTTTCGGCCTTCCCGAAATATAAGCAGCTCGGACGTAGAAGTAGCGAGCCTGCATCATGTCAGGGTCTAATTCCAAAGCGGCGGCGAAGTCTTTACACGCTAATTCCGCCATTTCCTCCGTGATTCGCCCGTTGATTAAGATATAGCCCCGATGATAACGAGCCATCTTGTGTTGTGGGTCGAGTTTGATCGCCTTCGAAAACTCGTTATACGCATTTTGAGTTTCCCACTGCTCCTGAAAGAGTTTTCCGCGAGTGAAGAAAATGTCTGCATTTTGCGGCTCAAGCTTGAACGCTTGTAGAAGCGCGTCATCCGCTTTCTGGAATTCGTTGAGATCCTGCCAAAGATTCGCCTGGCGGATGAGCAGATCGACCGATTCTCCTTGCAACTTCATTGCTTCGGACAAATCACTGACTGCGGCTTCACGTCTTTCCAGTTGCTCGTAAATGCGCGCCCTGGTGAGCCAAAGTTGAACATTCTTAAGAGACGTCTGCAAGCGATCGGTCACGCGTCTTAAATCCGCTTCCAAGCGTTCTCGCTGAATCGTCGCGCGCTCTTGCGTAATACGTTTCAACTCTGCATCTTTCTGCGCTTCTTCCGTTTCGTCCAATGCCGCCCGTTCGATCGGACCGAATACCTCTTGGATACCACGCGGGTCGTTGTTGGGTTCTGGTTCGCAACCTGAGCCAAAGGCATTATATGTGGTGGAAACCGAACTTCCGAAAAGGATCATCCCTACGAAAAGAAAAGAGGAGATCGGTCGGCAGAGTTGTCCATTCATGACAGAGATCCTACGGCATGGAGTCAAGACGAGTGGGTGCGTCCATCCAAGGTAGGGGGTGCCCGTCGAAAGTCAAGTAGTAAGGTGCTAATCAAGTGGCAGCATCGGTCTTGGATGATCCCACTGTCGGGCGTCGGCGATCTCTTTATATCGCTTCCGCCAATCGGTACCGAACGTGTGTACGAACGCCGCTTCGATGTCGGGGGCATCGAGATACATGACCATGTGCGCTACATTGAAGAATGCTCGACCGTCCCTTGTTGCCAAGTCCAGATACTCTTCTCGTACGTCTCGAAACGAGCACATCTCGGCGAGCAAGTTTAGCGAAATATTTGCGAAGCGATTTTTGACGGTCCAATAGGGAGACTCTCGCGGTTCTGAACGCAAGTCGACAAGCTCTTGCGGCACGATGCAGTCATCACGGTCGGTCACCACAAAAAAGCAATCGCCGACCCAGGAAGAGAGATGGAAACCCAACTTCACTTCAGGACTGAGAAGCGGTCCCAGTCCACGCGGACTCTCACCACGCAAGATCCAGCGCAAACTCGGACCTCCTAAATCAAAGGTGTCGAAGTACTGCCGTTTCGTGAGGTTGGCGACTAGGTAATCGATACTCATCGCGGCACCGATAGATCGACGGAAAGATGGAAAGTTTTATGGCTCGACGCGGTAGATAACGCGACACAGAAAATACGGAGGCAGGATACAAACAAAGAGTCCTAACACGATAAATCTCCCCTGCTCGTTTCAGGAAGACGGACAGCTACTCGTTGTGCTATTGGGATATCGCTAAAATTACATCAATGACAAGTATTTTCCAAAACATGCTACAGTGTACTGCTGAGGGAATCCAGATGGGCTCGCGAGCTAATATTGCACACAAACATCCAATACCGAAACCGATTACACCACACAGCGCCCTT is part of the Blastopirellula marina genome and encodes:
- a CDS encoding tetratricopeptide repeat protein, translating into MNGQLCRPISSFLFVGMILFGSSVSTTYNAFGSGCEPEPNNDPRGIQEVFGPIERAALDETEEAQKDAELKRITQERATIQRERLEADLRRVTDRLQTSLKNVQLWLTRARIYEQLERREAAVSDLSEAMKLQGESVDLLIRQANLWQDLNEFQKADDALLQAFKLEPQNADIFFTRGKLFQEQWETQNAYNEFSKAIKLDPQHKMARYHRGYILINGRITEEMAELACKDFAAALELDPDMMQARYFYVRAAYISGRPKEAIRQANYVIWDDPKSDCTYLYRCKAYMDLGKLDQALHDATRYILFEPDDMLRYGLRALVYEKRKEYDKAVKDWTKYISVMKHARQPYKSRAKAYGYLGRYEEAAADWDTLVKMEPNNSDFIRFRASAYAGMGKYDEALADIEAAKRVSYFPAGLDGDLENILTKMGEFPRARAMANEAMMAGYKRQNRLDKFEQEFAAEQLELRRNVEEQLARVRQGIPTQGNKFSLHHNASVFKAKGWTGPWLEGLTQLLASTKDPKIQQGTLDASNTFINSIGIHTLPEKETQQAIAALRKLSESEPTPQIKEMAEVQIKTLQVLKAVNEPDNKITEPNCLSFEKFEYLESKSGEPVQFKKYGHRWTESIPGQPTHFYREIKRTPEYIEMFDLNRAVWVRLSETKATTSKDRESWDLISEGKVIAK